From Brassica oleracea var. oleracea cultivar TO1000 chromosome C3, BOL, whole genome shotgun sequence, a single genomic window includes:
- the LOC106330732 gene encoding uncharacterized protein LOC106330732: MARPDSPSDDESPRTGGAPTAAAFADTILERMAQKDAVQKATNEQLAAIPAILAPLAGNSGDPASTVRKQLFDIYRTAGAENTTNTNAAQVQTPGGIDLVTVRELAELKQSFLDMKERMFEGPTAAPLIERVLAETLKTPFSRRVTDVRYRPAEKIRLPTYAGKADPTDHITAFNIAMGPALGWFTGLERDSIHDFHDLTTAFLKQYIMFTRQGATLSDLWNLSQGANQSLRDFMEKFKTVASKVQIPDSVAVLLMNTLYFKSLFREDLYRNPTTSLQDAIARSNNFIRMEEDTAAILKKLNTAAKPATAPKAPEAHQEPRQHASGNKSNQPKSFVNVVKDKNPSLGSTVVVREKGWNVWENDERPQSCSAPSTSSPGARHEELQASGRCPLLILRKQNSQRRAS; the protein is encoded by the exons ATGGCTCGACCTGACTCGCCGTCCGATGACGAGTCACCTAGGACTGGAGGCGCTCCGACAGCAGCGGCCTTTGCAGATACCATACTCGAGAGGATGGCACAGAAAGACGCCGTACAGAAGGCGACGAACGAACAACTCGCCGCCATCCCCGCCATCTTGGCTCCTTTGGCTGGAAACTCAGGAGATCCGGCCTCGACGGTCCGAAAACAGCTGTTCGACATTTACCGAACAGCCGGCGCAGAAAACACGACGAACACAAACGCCGCCCAGGTTCAAACACCCGGTGGCATAGACCTCGTCACCGTCCGAGAACTCGCTGAGCTTAAGCAGTCGTTCCTGGACATGAAAGAACGAATGTTCGAAGGGCCTACGGCAGCGCCGCTGATCGAACGCGTCCTGGCCGAAACCCTAAAAACCCCTTTTTCTCGGCGAGTCACCGACGTTCGGTACCGACCAGCCGAGAAAATCCGTCTTCCGACATACGCCGGAAAGGCAGACCCAACCGACCACATCACTGCTTTCAACATCGCGATGG GACCAGCCCTCGGGTGGTTCACTGGATTGGAGCGAGACTCCATCCACGACTTTCACGACCTAACGACTGCATTCCTCAAGCAGTACATTATGTTTACGAGACAAGGAGCGACCTTATCTGACCTTTGGAATCTATCTCAAGGGGCGAACCAAAGCCTCCGTGACTTCATGGAAAAGTTCAAAACGGTCGCCTCGAAGGTGCAAATTCCAGACAGCGTCGCCGTCTTGCTGATGAATACCCTCTACTTCAAGTCCCTGTTTCGCGAGGATCTCTACAGAAACCCCACCACTTCGCTCCAGGACGCTATCGCGAGGTCTAACAACTTCATCCGAATGGAAGAAGATACAGCAGCGATACTCAAGAAACTGAACACGGCCGCTAAACCGGCGACTGCTCCAAAAGCTCCTGAGGCACACCAAGAACCTCGACAGCACGCCTCAGGCAACAAGTCTAACCAGCCAAAGAGCTTCGTCAATGTAGTCAAAGACAAAAATCCGTCCCTGGGATCGACTGTCGTCGTACGCGAGAAAGGTTGGAACGTCTGGGAGAACGACGAGAGGCCCCAATCCTGTTCAGCACCTTCAACTTCGAGTCCTGGCGCACGACACGAGGAACTGCAGGCATCTGGTAGATGCCCTCTTCTCATCCTACGAAAACAGAACAGCCAACGTCGAGCTTCCTAA